One window of Saccharopolyspora phatthalungensis genomic DNA carries:
- a CDS encoding MFS transporter — MTFANPRVWFLSRSGSPRFGRRVSFAVVTYAFTVTMIGTTLPTPLYPIYSREFGFSELMVTVVFATYAVGVIAALLVFGRLSDEIGRRRVLLAGLALSGLSAVVFLVAQEIGLLLAGRILSGLSAGIFTGTATAALADLAPRKAAGHATVVATLANIGGLGSGPLMAGLLAQLAVAPLRLTFWVDLALIIPAVVLVWFLPEPVQTEGRVRLHLQRLRVPPQAREIFVRAGLAAFAGFAVLGLFTAVSPGFLSQVLGIANHAIVGLVVFAVFAASLAGQTMLVVVFRKRALVVGCVGLIMGMCLLALGLALPSLLLVILGAVVAGLGQGLSFRTGLAAVNRAAPPRQRAEVASSFFVVAYVAISVPVVVCGVIAQLQGVQVAGLILAATVAVLAATVLLLLARKPVPLGEEHREPTEARDSDDS; from the coding sequence ATGACGTTCGCAAACCCGAGAGTCTGGTTCCTGTCCAGGAGTGGCTCACCGCGATTCGGCCGACGCGTGAGTTTCGCCGTGGTGACCTATGCGTTCACGGTAACCATGATTGGCACCACCCTGCCGACGCCGCTGTACCCGATCTACAGCAGGGAGTTCGGCTTCTCCGAGCTGATGGTCACTGTGGTCTTCGCGACGTATGCGGTCGGAGTCATTGCCGCGCTCCTTGTCTTCGGCCGCCTGTCCGACGAGATCGGCCGACGACGGGTTCTTCTTGCGGGGCTGGCACTATCCGGACTCAGCGCCGTGGTGTTCCTCGTCGCTCAAGAGATCGGCCTGCTGCTGGCAGGGCGCATACTCTCGGGTCTGTCGGCGGGGATCTTCACCGGCACCGCGACGGCAGCACTTGCGGATCTCGCGCCGCGCAAGGCAGCGGGACACGCGACGGTAGTCGCCACGTTGGCCAACATCGGCGGATTGGGCTCCGGCCCGCTGATGGCCGGCCTACTCGCACAGCTCGCCGTGGCACCGTTGCGGCTCACGTTCTGGGTGGACCTCGCTCTCATCATTCCGGCAGTAGTGCTCGTGTGGTTCTTGCCGGAGCCGGTGCAGACTGAAGGCCGGGTCCGCCTGCACCTGCAGCGCCTCAGAGTGCCTCCGCAGGCGCGAGAGATCTTCGTACGGGCCGGCTTGGCTGCCTTCGCGGGCTTCGCCGTACTGGGCCTGTTCACGGCCGTGTCGCCGGGTTTCCTCAGCCAAGTGCTAGGCATCGCGAACCACGCGATTGTCGGCCTGGTCGTGTTCGCCGTGTTCGCGGCATCGTTAGCCGGGCAGACCATGCTGGTTGTGGTCTTCCGGAAACGCGCGCTGGTCGTCGGGTGCGTCGGTTTGATCATGGGAATGTGCCTGCTCGCGCTCGGCCTCGCACTGCCTTCACTGCTGTTGGTGATCCTCGGCGCGGTGGTGGCCGGGCTCGGCCAGGGGCTGAGCTTCCGAACCGGTTTGGCTGCGGTCAACCGGGCCGCGCCGCCGAGACAGCGGGCCGAGGTCGCATCCAGCTTCTTCGTGGTGGCCTATGTGGCAATCTCCGTGCCGGTCGTGGTCTGCGGCGTAATCGCACAACTGCAAGGTGTACAGGTCGCGGGGTTGATCCTCGCCGCCACGGTAGCGGTGCTGGCCGCGACGGTCCTGCTTCTGCTAGCGCGCAAGCCCGTACCGCTCGGTGAGGAACACCGCGAGCCCACGGAGGCCCGGGACAGCGACGACTCGTGA